One genomic window of Desulfuromonas sp. AOP6 includes the following:
- the secA gene encoding preprotein translocase subunit SecA — MIGSLVRKIVGSKNERELKRLQLGVDKVNALEASISPLSDEELRGKTAEFRQRLEQGEVLDNLLPEAFAVVREAARRVLGMRHFDVQLIGGMVLHSGKIAEMKTGEGKTLVATLPAYLNALSGRGVHVITVNDYLARRDSEWMGQVHRFLGLSVGCIVHGLTDVQRKEAYGCDITYGTNNEFGFDYLRDNMKFALNEYVQRDLNFAIVDEVDSILIDEARTPLIISGPSEASSELYYTVNRIIPMLKKGEVIESRDGKIGQTLKQYTGDFTVDEKAKAASLTEEGVAKVEKLLGVENLYEPRNIELLHHVNQALKAHALFRRDVDYVVKDGEVMIVDEFTGRLMPGRRWSDGLHQAVEAKEGGKIESENQTLATITFQNYFRMYNKLSGMTGTADTEAAEFHQIYKLEVVVIPTNRPLRRNDYADVIYKTEKEKFRAVVDDVVGCHATGQPVLVGTISIEKSEVLAEMLRKRGVPHHVLNAKHHEKEAEIVAQAGRKGAVTIATNMAGRGTDIILGGNAELLARKEAASAEDPDAAAEALLEKYRVLCAAEKEAVLEAGGLYILGTERHESRRIDNQLRGRSGRQGDPGASRFYLSLEDDLLRIFGSHRVAFVMDKLKIPEGEPIEHGIISRAIENAQKKVEGHNFDIRKHLIEYDDVMNKQREVIYTQRKEVLAGENLRETYVSIIEETVEDIVATFCPEKTRPEDWNWGSLAEDFLGQFNFPPDLGDTTAADLTQERLIGHLRDQVVKRLQQREEEFSSPVMEHLMKVLLLQTIDSQWKDHLLSIDHLKEGIGLRGYGQRNPKEEYKREAYSLFMEMMGRIRQEVVQKLYRIQLAKDEDVEKLEAEQRRRRIVLNRVGGESQDKQPVTREEDKVGRNDPCPCGSGKKYKKCCGA; from the coding sequence ATGATCGGTTCACTGGTTCGAAAGATTGTTGGCAGCAAGAATGAGCGTGAACTCAAGCGGTTGCAGCTTGGTGTGGATAAAGTCAACGCCCTGGAAGCCTCTATATCTCCTTTGTCCGACGAGGAACTCCGTGGCAAAACCGCCGAATTTCGGCAACGCCTTGAGCAGGGGGAAGTCCTCGACAATCTGTTGCCCGAAGCTTTCGCTGTTGTCCGTGAAGCGGCACGGCGGGTGCTCGGTATGCGCCACTTTGACGTCCAGTTGATTGGCGGCATGGTTCTTCACTCAGGAAAAATAGCCGAGATGAAGACAGGTGAGGGCAAAACCCTCGTTGCCACGCTGCCGGCTTACCTCAACGCCCTGAGTGGCCGTGGCGTTCATGTCATTACCGTCAACGACTATCTGGCACGCCGGGATTCGGAGTGGATGGGGCAGGTCCATCGTTTCCTGGGCCTCAGCGTCGGCTGCATCGTGCATGGTCTCACGGATGTCCAGCGCAAGGAAGCCTACGGCTGCGACATCACCTATGGAACCAACAACGAATTCGGCTTCGACTATCTGCGCGATAACATGAAGTTCGCCCTTAACGAGTATGTGCAGCGCGATCTCAATTTTGCCATCGTCGACGAAGTCGACAGCATCCTGATCGATGAAGCCCGTACACCCCTGATCATCTCCGGTCCCAGTGAGGCCTCCAGCGAGCTGTATTATACGGTCAATCGCATTATCCCCATGCTTAAAAAGGGGGAGGTCATCGAGTCCCGCGACGGCAAGATCGGGCAGACCCTCAAACAGTACACAGGCGACTTTACCGTTGATGAAAAAGCCAAAGCCGCCAGTTTGACCGAGGAAGGGGTAGCCAAAGTCGAGAAACTGCTCGGCGTGGAAAATCTCTACGAGCCCCGCAATATCGAGCTCCTCCACCATGTCAACCAGGCCCTCAAGGCCCACGCCCTCTTCCGCCGCGATGTCGACTATGTCGTCAAGGATGGCGAGGTCATGATCGTTGATGAATTTACCGGTCGCCTCATGCCAGGACGGCGCTGGAGCGACGGGCTGCATCAGGCGGTAGAGGCGAAAGAAGGGGGCAAGATCGAGAGCGAAAACCAGACGCTGGCGACCATCACCTTTCAGAACTATTTCCGTATGTACAACAAGCTCTCCGGTATGACGGGTACGGCCGATACGGAAGCAGCCGAGTTCCATCAGATTTACAAACTCGAAGTCGTGGTCATCCCGACCAATCGCCCGCTGCGGCGCAATGACTACGCCGATGTCATCTATAAAACAGAAAAAGAAAAGTTCCGCGCTGTTGTTGACGACGTGGTCGGCTGTCACGCAACGGGACAACCGGTTCTCGTCGGCACCATCTCCATTGAGAAGTCGGAAGTGCTCGCCGAAATGCTGCGCAAGCGCGGAGTTCCTCACCACGTTCTCAATGCCAAGCATCACGAGAAAGAGGCCGAAATCGTAGCGCAGGCCGGTCGCAAGGGGGCCGTGACCATCGCGACCAACATGGCTGGTCGCGGGACCGACATCATTCTTGGTGGCAATGCGGAGCTTCTCGCCCGCAAGGAAGCGGCGTCGGCTGAAGATCCCGATGCGGCGGCAGAGGCTCTGCTGGAAAAATACCGTGTTCTGTGTGCGGCTGAAAAGGAAGCGGTGCTTGAGGCCGGCGGGCTCTATATTCTGGGCACCGAGCGGCATGAATCGCGCCGTATCGACAACCAGCTGCGCGGTCGCAGTGGTCGTCAGGGCGATCCCGGCGCCAGCCGTTTCTATCTGAGCCTCGAAGACGATCTCCTGCGTATTTTCGGTTCACACCGCGTCGCTTTTGTCATGGACAAGCTCAAGATTCCCGAGGGAGAGCCCATTGAACACGGCATTATTTCGCGGGCCATCGAAAACGCTCAAAAAAAGGTGGAAGGGCACAACTTCGATATCCGCAAGCACCTGATCGAATACGACGATGTCATGAACAAGCAGCGCGAGGTTATTTATACCCAGCGCAAGGAGGTTCTGGCCGGTGAGAATCTGCGCGAAACCTACGTATCGATCATCGAAGAAACCGTCGAGGATATTGTGGCGACCTTCTGCCCCGAAAAGACCCGTCCCGAGGATTGGAACTGGGGGAGCCTGGCGGAAGATTTCCTTGGCCAGTTCAATTTTCCACCGGATTTGGGTGACACTACCGCTGCCGACCTGACTCAGGAGCGTCTGATCGGACACCTCCGGGATCAGGTTGTCAAGCGGCTCCAGCAGCGGGAGGAGGAGTTCTCGTCTCCCGTCATGGAGCACCTGATGAAGGTGTTGCTGCTGCAGACCATCGATTCACAGTGGAAGGACCATCTTCTTTCCATTGATCATTTGAAGGAGGGTATCGGCCTCAGGGGTTACGGACAGCGCAACCCTAAAGAAGAGTACAAACGGGAGGCATACAGTCTCTTCATGGAGATGATGGGGCGTATTCGCCAGGAAGTGGTGCAGAAACTCTATCGTATTCAATTGGCCAAAGACGAGGATGTGGAGAAACTGGAAGCCGAGCAGCGCCGGCGTCGCATTGTTCTGAATCGGGTGGGGGGCGAGAGCCAGGATAAGCAGCCGGTCACCCGGGAAGAGGACAAGGTCGGACGTAACGATCCCTGTCCTTGCGGCAGTGGCAAAAAGTATAAGAAATGTTGCGGAGCCTGA
- the recN gene encoding DNA repair protein RecN has product MLTDLIIKNFAIIDRLHVTFQGGFNVLTGETGAGKSIIIDAVGLLMGDRARPEVIRTGEDEAQVEAMFNISGRSGIIQRLEAEGFEAGDELIIKRLVSRSGKNRIYINGSLAKLAQLEEVASELVTIYGQHEHQNLQRSDTHLDLLDRYANLQEDVARYRDLYRATQELEHNRKKLEEAEKERQQRLDLLTFQSREIDRAQLQPGEEESLASERLRLQHAEKVVAATEGGHELLYDMEGSVCEKLGLLADQLEGLREVDPRLGTLGEAVRNAFYGLEDVALQLREHAGQGGYEEGRQDQVEQRLALLAGLKRKYGTNIDEILAFKEKVDHEVEILKDIDATREVLDKKLTASRARLQEAGQQLSEARRSAGEKLREALEKELKELAMEKARFEMRLFPLAAPGPKGLERGEFYISANPGEEPKPLAWIASGGELSRIMLALKSVAPERDGVSTLVFDEVDAGVGGMAATAVGEKLRRVAQGLQVLCITHLPQVAAFGDRHYRVEKMQQSGRTFTALVPLEGEERVREMARMLGGAQVTEKTLAHAREMITSSAKG; this is encoded by the coding sequence ATGCTGACCGATCTCATTATCAAAAACTTTGCGATTATCGACCGTTTACATGTGACCTTCCAAGGCGGCTTTAATGTCTTGACGGGCGAAACCGGAGCCGGGAAGTCGATTATCATCGACGCCGTCGGCCTGCTCATGGGTGATCGGGCTCGGCCGGAAGTCATACGAACCGGAGAAGACGAGGCCCAGGTGGAGGCCATGTTTAACATTTCCGGCCGATCCGGGATTATACAGCGACTGGAGGCCGAGGGCTTTGAGGCCGGGGACGAGCTGATCATCAAGCGACTGGTGAGCCGGTCGGGGAAAAACAGGATTTATATCAATGGGTCCCTGGCCAAACTGGCCCAGTTGGAGGAAGTGGCTTCTGAACTGGTGACAATTTATGGTCAGCATGAGCACCAGAATCTGCAGCGGTCCGACACGCATCTGGATCTTCTGGATCGCTACGCCAATTTGCAGGAGGATGTGGCCCGCTATCGCGACCTTTACCGTGCGACCCAGGAACTTGAACACAACCGGAAGAAGCTTGAAGAAGCCGAAAAGGAACGGCAGCAGCGCCTCGATCTGCTGACGTTCCAGAGTCGGGAGATTGACAGGGCTCAGTTGCAGCCCGGCGAAGAAGAAAGCCTGGCCTCCGAAAGGTTGCGCCTGCAGCATGCTGAAAAGGTGGTCGCCGCTACGGAAGGGGGGCATGAGCTCCTCTATGACATGGAAGGATCTGTCTGCGAAAAGTTGGGGTTGCTGGCTGACCAGCTGGAAGGATTACGTGAAGTGGACCCCCGCCTGGGAACCCTCGGTGAGGCCGTTCGTAACGCATTCTATGGTCTTGAAGACGTCGCCCTTCAGCTCCGTGAGCACGCGGGCCAGGGAGGTTATGAGGAAGGGCGTCAGGACCAGGTGGAGCAACGCCTGGCCTTGCTGGCCGGACTCAAGCGTAAATACGGCACCAATATCGATGAGATTCTGGCGTTCAAAGAAAAAGTCGATCATGAAGTGGAAATTCTCAAAGATATTGACGCCACACGTGAAGTATTGGACAAAAAGTTGACCGCAAGCCGTGCGCGCCTTCAGGAGGCAGGCCAGCAGTTGAGCGAGGCCCGTCGGTCCGCCGGCGAAAAGTTGCGTGAAGCCCTTGAAAAAGAGCTGAAAGAACTGGCCATGGAGAAAGCCCGTTTCGAGATGCGCCTTTTTCCGCTTGCCGCGCCGGGCCCGAAAGGGTTGGAGAGGGGGGAATTCTATATTTCCGCCAATCCCGGTGAAGAGCCAAAACCCCTGGCCTGGATTGCTTCAGGGGGGGAGCTTTCACGCATCATGCTGGCCCTGAAGAGTGTCGCGCCCGAGCGTGACGGTGTCTCCACTCTCGTCTTCGATGAAGTCGATGCTGGTGTCGGGGGTATGGCCGCCACCGCAGTCGGAGAAAAACTGCGAAGAGTGGCACAGGGGTTGCAAGTACTTTGTATTACCCATCTACCCCAGGTAGCTGCTTTTGGTGACAGACATTATCGGGTGGAAAAGATGCAGCAGAGTGGACGAACCTTCACGGCACTGGTCCCCCTGGAAGGGGAAGAAAGAGTTCGAGAGATGGCCCGGATGCTCGGTGGGGCTCAAGTGACCGAAAAAACCCTCGCCCATGCCCGGGAGATGATTACCTCCTCTGCCAAGGGTTGA
- a CDS encoding replication-associated recombination protein A, producing MDLFTHDAKSAPLAERLRPRTLAEMVGQEHLIGEGKILRKLIEADQAASIIFWGPPGTGKTTLAQVIANTTRSRFVFFSAVMQGIKDVREIVQKAREEKAYHGRKTLLFVDEIHRFNKAQQDAFLPHVEKGDIILIGATTENPSFEVNSALLSRSRVFVLQTLSPDDIRLLLTRALQDDRWPEGRGLQVDPDALDFLAGQAQGDARVALNTLELAASTAGADKRITLQILQDVLQKKPLLYDKGAEEHYNVISAFIKSLRGSDPDGALYWLARMIEAGEDPLFIVRRLVIFAAEDVGNADPRGLQLAIATMQALQFVGMPEGRIPLAQAVTYLATAPKSNASYRGINEALAEVRKSGSLPVPLHIRNAPTGLMKELGYGQGYRYAHDYEEGFAPQQHLPDQLQERQFYRPNDRGYEKIIKERMSHWANLAHPLPRGPKETAQDDEGKSHQQDTHES from the coding sequence ATGGATCTATTTACCCATGATGCCAAGAGCGCCCCCCTGGCCGAACGACTGCGTCCGCGCACCCTGGCTGAGATGGTCGGACAAGAACACCTGATCGGCGAAGGAAAGATACTGCGCAAGCTCATCGAGGCGGACCAGGCGGCGTCTATCATCTTCTGGGGCCCGCCTGGCACGGGAAAGACGACCTTGGCTCAGGTCATCGCCAACACGACCCGAAGCCGCTTTGTCTTCTTTTCCGCCGTGATGCAGGGCATCAAGGATGTGCGGGAGATCGTGCAGAAAGCCCGGGAAGAAAAGGCCTACCACGGGCGCAAAACCCTGCTTTTCGTTGATGAGATCCATCGCTTCAACAAGGCCCAGCAAGACGCCTTTCTGCCTCACGTAGAGAAAGGCGACATCATTCTCATCGGCGCCACCACCGAAAATCCGTCCTTCGAAGTGAATTCGGCGTTGTTATCGCGCTCGCGCGTTTTTGTTCTGCAGACACTAAGTCCTGACGATATTCGCCTGCTGTTGACGCGCGCCCTGCAGGACGACCGCTGGCCAGAGGGACGCGGTCTACAGGTCGACCCTGACGCTCTTGATTTTCTCGCTGGACAGGCGCAGGGTGATGCGCGGGTGGCCCTTAACACGCTTGAACTGGCGGCGTCAACAGCGGGAGCCGACAAACGGATTACCCTGCAGATTCTGCAGGACGTTCTGCAGAAGAAGCCCCTCCTCTACGACAAAGGAGCCGAGGAGCACTACAACGTCATATCGGCTTTCATCAAGAGCCTGCGAGGCTCCGATCCCGACGGGGCCCTCTACTGGCTGGCCCGCATGATTGAGGCGGGAGAAGACCCCCTCTTCATCGTGCGCAGGCTGGTCATTTTCGCCGCCGAAGATGTCGGCAACGCCGATCCACGCGGCCTTCAACTGGCCATTGCCACCATGCAGGCCCTGCAGTTCGTCGGCATGCCGGAAGGCCGTATCCCCCTGGCCCAGGCCGTCACCTATCTGGCCACGGCGCCAAAAAGCAACGCCTCGTACAGGGGCATCAATGAGGCGCTCGCCGAAGTACGCAAGAGCGGCTCCCTGCCGGTGCCGCTGCATATCCGCAATGCTCCGACCGGCTTGATGAAAGAGCTTGGCTACGGCCAGGGATATCGCTACGCCCACGATTACGAAGAGGGTTTTGCGCCGCAGCAGCATTTGCCGGACCAACTGCAAGAGCGTCAATTTTACCGCCCCAATGACCGCGGCTACGAAAAGATCATCAAGGAAAGAATGAGCCACTGGGCGAACCTTGCCCATCCTTTACCAAGGGGGCCAAAAGAAACGGCGCAGGACGACGAAGGGAAGTCCCACCAGCAAGACACCCATGAAAGTTAA
- a CDS encoding NAD(+)/NADH kinase, which produces MKRIGIYIKRKNPTAVQVAREVNTWLAQRGIEVFFEEGLAEELGGAQGYPGRSIPAMVNLILVLGGDGTLISVARQVGDLKTPILGVNLGSLGFLTEVTLDELYPVLERVIQGDFTVSDRMMMDAVVLRQGQKAGRFRVLNDVVINKGALARIIDMEASVDDVYLTTFKADGLIISTPTGSTAYNLAAGGPIMFPGLHCLVISPICPHMLTNRPIIVPDESIIRIEVKFQDEDVVFTADGQVGMPLQGGDIVEVRRSKSSTLLVKSPSKDFFQVLRTKLKWGER; this is translated from the coding sequence ATGAAGCGAATCGGTATCTACATCAAACGCAAAAACCCCACAGCGGTGCAGGTTGCACGCGAAGTCAACACCTGGTTGGCACAGCGGGGGATAGAGGTCTTTTTCGAGGAAGGTCTTGCGGAGGAACTGGGGGGTGCCCAGGGTTATCCTGGTCGCTCGATCCCCGCCATGGTCAACCTCATCCTTGTTCTTGGCGGAGACGGCACCCTCATCTCCGTGGCCCGTCAGGTCGGCGACCTTAAAACTCCTATTCTCGGGGTCAACTTGGGCAGCCTTGGCTTTCTTACCGAAGTCACCCTCGATGAACTCTATCCCGTGCTGGAGCGCGTCATTCAGGGCGACTTTACCGTCAGCGATCGCATGATGATGGACGCTGTTGTCCTGCGCCAGGGGCAGAAAGCCGGGCGCTTCAGGGTCCTCAACGATGTCGTCATCAACAAGGGCGCCCTGGCCCGCATCATCGATATGGAGGCTTCGGTCGACGATGTCTACCTGACAACCTTCAAGGCGGATGGTCTGATTATATCCACCCCCACCGGGTCTACGGCTTACAATCTTGCTGCGGGCGGCCCCATCATGTTCCCCGGCCTGCATTGTCTCGTCATATCTCCTATCTGTCCCCATATGCTGACCAATCGTCCGATTATCGTTCCTGATGAATCGATTATCCGCATCGAGGTCAAATTCCAGGACGAGGACGTGGTTTTCACGGCGGACGGACAGGTTGGGATGCCGCTGCAGGGCGGTGACATTGTCGAGGTCCGCCGTTCTAAAAGCAGTACCCTGCTGGTCAAAAGTCCTTCCAAGGACTTCTTTCAGGTGTTGCGCACTAAATTGAAGTGGGGGGAACGTTGA
- a CDS encoding M23 family metallopeptidase, with protein MSAKRFTLLVIPEGSHRVRRFTLPRRWISLAISCSILLFLGTGALLFDYVRTHVDRQELQRLRAESRSQQQEIGRLCANIEDLRKEMVVLAQNDAKVRVLAQLSGPRPDALNGMGGAPEDDAATEFSELQRQIDQIREAIELRRESQEEVQGFLNDQRSLMAAKPNGWPVKGWVTSNFGMRNSPFTGKRKMHEGLDIAASTGTAVIATADGIVSRAETAPGYGKMVVIDHGYGFKTLYAHNSKLLVKVGQRVKRGDKVAAVGNTGTSTGTHLHYEVRLNGVPLNPKKYI; from the coding sequence TTGTCCGCTAAACGATTTACTTTGCTTGTCATTCCGGAAGGGTCTCACCGGGTGCGACGATTCACGTTGCCCCGTCGTTGGATCTCTCTGGCCATATCTTGTTCTATCCTGCTTTTTCTAGGCACGGGCGCTCTGCTTTTCGATTATGTCAGAACTCACGTCGATCGTCAGGAGTTGCAGCGCCTGCGTGCTGAAAGCCGTTCCCAGCAGCAGGAAATTGGAAGGCTTTGTGCCAACATCGAAGACCTGCGCAAAGAAATGGTGGTTCTGGCCCAGAATGATGCGAAAGTTCGGGTGTTGGCTCAGCTTTCCGGTCCTCGTCCCGATGCCCTGAATGGCATGGGGGGGGCTCCGGAGGACGATGCGGCCACGGAGTTCTCCGAACTGCAGCGGCAGATCGACCAGATCCGTGAGGCGATTGAGCTTCGTCGTGAAAGTCAGGAGGAGGTTCAGGGTTTTCTCAACGACCAGCGCTCTCTTATGGCTGCCAAGCCCAATGGCTGGCCCGTCAAAGGGTGGGTGACTTCTAATTTTGGCATGCGTAATTCTCCCTTCACAGGCAAGCGTAAAATGCATGAAGGACTTGATATCGCTGCCAGCACCGGTACTGCCGTGATTGCCACCGCCGACGGCATTGTCAGCCGGGCGGAAACAGCTCCTGGCTACGGAAAAATGGTGGTCATCGACCACGGTTATGGGTTCAAAACCCTTTACGCCCATAATTCCAAGCTTCTTGTCAAGGTCGGGCAACGGGTCAAGCGGGGGGATAAGGTCGCGGCTGTAGGCAATACAGGAACTTCAACGGGGACCCACCTGCATTATGAGGTCCGCCTTAATGGTGTGCCGCTGAATCCGAAAAAATATATCTAG
- a CDS encoding N-acetyltransferase: MIRRARIPDAKSIHKLLIGYAKDGLMLSRSLSEIYETIRDFYVYEEGGDVVGTVSLNICWEDLAEVRSLAVLESCGLKGIGRQLVMACLEEARQLGVKRVFALTYKPGFFEKMGFHLIEKSELPHKIWSDCIKCAKFPECDEIALSIEL, from the coding sequence ATGATACGCAGGGCCAGAATACCGGACGCCAAGTCCATCCACAAGCTTTTGATTGGTTATGCCAAGGACGGGCTGATGCTATCTCGTTCCTTGTCGGAAATATATGAAACCATTCGTGATTTTTATGTTTATGAGGAGGGTGGAGACGTTGTCGGTACGGTTTCACTAAATATCTGCTGGGAGGATCTGGCTGAAGTGCGTTCCCTGGCGGTTTTAGAATCCTGCGGTCTTAAAGGTATTGGTCGTCAGCTCGTCATGGCCTGCCTTGAAGAAGCGCGCCAGCTTGGAGTTAAAAGAGTCTTTGCCCTGACCTATAAGCCCGGATTCTTTGAGAAGATGGGTTTTCACCTGATTGAAAAATCTGAATTGCCGCACAAGATCTGGAGCGACTGTATCAAATGCGCCAAGTTTCCCGAGTGCGATGAAATTGCCCTGAGCATCGAACTCTGA
- the argJ gene encoding bifunctional glutamate N-acetyltransferase/amino-acid acetyltransferase ArgJ — MTETISEKVNGFRFAAASAGIKKSGKPDLALIFSEVPARAAGVFTTNKVIAAPLQVTAPRILFGRCQAVLVNSGNANACTGEQGLKDARRCGELCASVLGIEEELVAVSSTGVIGVPLPLDKFERAIPLLPAALNEGGAQDVAQAIRTTDAFPKMASVHVPCGQGQYTLMGIAKGAGMIHPNMATMLGFVMTDAEVEPSFLKDALREAVGESFNSITVDGDTSTNDMVLILANGLAANAPIQEGTAEGAAFLQALKAVLLDLAKMIVRDGEGATKVVRIHVQGALDAVEAKTVARSIATSNLVKTAFFGADANWGRIIAAAGYSGAEVDPHRVSILFDEVPVVREGLSTGQDFEAKATAVLKKPEFTVTVDLGLGEGAGDYYTSDLTYDYVKINSDYRS; from the coding sequence ATGACTGAGACCATATCCGAAAAGGTCAACGGGTTTCGTTTCGCCGCGGCTTCGGCGGGCATAAAAAAATCAGGAAAACCCGATCTGGCGCTCATCTTCTCTGAAGTGCCGGCGAGGGCCGCCGGTGTCTTTACTACCAATAAGGTAATTGCCGCTCCTTTACAGGTGACCGCTCCCCGCATCCTTTTTGGCCGGTGCCAGGCTGTGCTCGTCAATAGTGGCAATGCCAATGCCTGTACTGGAGAACAGGGCCTCAAGGATGCCCGCCGTTGCGGAGAGCTCTGTGCCAGCGTTCTGGGGATTGAAGAAGAGTTGGTCGCGGTCTCTTCTACCGGCGTCATCGGGGTGCCGTTGCCGCTGGACAAGTTCGAAAGAGCCATTCCGCTGCTTCCCGCGGCTTTAAACGAAGGTGGCGCTCAGGATGTGGCCCAGGCCATCCGCACCACCGACGCCTTTCCGAAGATGGCGTCGGTGCATGTTCCCTGCGGGCAAGGACAGTATACCCTGATGGGCATCGCCAAGGGCGCCGGCATGATTCATCCCAATATGGCGACCATGCTCGGCTTTGTGATGACTGACGCCGAGGTGGAGCCCTCTTTCCTGAAAGATGCTCTGCGCGAGGCCGTTGGCGAATCCTTCAACAGCATCACCGTGGATGGCGATACGTCCACCAACGATATGGTCCTTATCCTGGCCAATGGTCTGGCCGCCAATGCCCCTATCCAGGAAGGGACAGCCGAAGGGGCTGCCTTTCTGCAGGCCTTGAAGGCCGTTCTGCTGGATCTGGCCAAAATGATCGTACGTGACGGTGAAGGGGCCACCAAGGTTGTCCGCATTCATGTGCAAGGGGCCCTCGATGCCGTCGAGGCCAAAACGGTGGCTCGCAGCATCGCTACCTCCAACCTGGTCAAAACCGCCTTTTTCGGTGCCGATGCCAATTGGGGGCGCATTATCGCCGCTGCTGGCTATTCCGGGGCGGAGGTGGATCCCCACCGTGTCTCCATTCTGTTCGACGAGGTTCCCGTCGTCCGTGAGGGATTAAGCACCGGCCAGGACTTCGAGGCAAAGGCGACCGCAGTGCTCAAAAAACCGGAATTTACCGTGACCGTGGACCTGGGCCTGGGCGAAGGGGCTGGCGATTACTATACGTCTGATCTGACCTACGATTATGTGAAAATAAACTCTGATTACCGCAGCTGA